In the genome of Nitrospinota bacterium, the window TACAGCATTCTCCACACTGGTTGCACTCTCCGGTTCGCTTCAACATTCCCTCACTTTTTATTAGCTTTTTCTTTTCTTACCTTTGACGTATTCCACTGTCACTGAGGTGTAAATGCCGCCCCGGACGTTAAAATCCCCGACAATTTTCATTGTTCTGGGTTTACAGGCGGCGGCCAGGTCATCACAAATCTGATTGACCACTTTTTCGTGGAACCCTCCCTCATCCCGGAAAGACCATAAGTAAAGCTTCAAGGACTTGAGCTCGATACAGATTTTGTCTGGAATGTAATTGATGGTGATCACCGCAAAATCGGGTTGGCCGGTCTTGGGGCAAAGGCAGGTGAACTCCGGACATTCCATATTGATCTCGTAATCCCGGTCGGGGTTGGGGTTGAGAAACGTTTCAATCTCTTTACCTGATTGTTTTTTCATCAGTTAAATTACTTTCAAAAATATTTTTAATTTATTTTTAACCACACCTTGCTTTTTAATTTTCAGATCATATCTTATTATTAGCACTCGGCAATGATGAGTGCTAATATTACTCGATAGCACCTGAAAATTGTCCATCAAGTTGCCTTATCTGCAAAAAAATACCTTAAAAACAACATGTTAACGAATTCATTCTTGCGAGAAAAGTTCTCCGCAAGTCATGAAAATTAGGTTCTGAAACTTAAGTTTACCACTAATTTCGAGGAGTCATCATGAATATCCGACCATTGCAAGACCGAATACTCGTTCAACCCATTCTGGAGAAAGAAGTCCAAAGAGGGGGCATCTTCATTCCTGATTCGGCCAAAGAAAAACCCACCGAAGGCCGTGTTAAAGCGGTTGGCAAAGGAAAAATCGGTGAGGATGGAAAACACATTCCTTTGGATGTGAAAGTTGGCGACAAGGTTCTTTACAGCAAATACGGCGGAACAGAAGTCAAAGTCGACGGCGAAGATTTCTTATTGATGCGGGAAGACGACATTTTGGGTGTCCTGGAAAAATAAATTTGGACCAATAGCTTCTTTACGACTTTATACATCCTAAACATTTAAGGAGATCAGCATACATGGCAAAGCAAATAATATATGACGAAAGAGCAAGACAGAAAATTCTGGCTGGCGTTAACAAACTGGCCAATACGGTAAAAATTACATTGGGACCCAAGGGCCGCAACGTGATTATCGACAAAAAATTCGGCTCCCCGACCATCACCAAGGACGGCGTGACTGTTGCCAAGGAAATCGAGCTGGAAGATCCGTTTGAAAACATGGGCGCGCAGATGGTCAACGAAGTGGCCAGCAAAACCAGTGACAACGCTGGAGACGGCACGACCACCGCGACCGTACTGGCACAGGCTATTTTCCGCGAGGGAATGAAAATTGTCGCCGCCGGCGCCAATCCTATGGATATTAAAAGAGGCATTGAAGATGCGGTAAAGGCGATTATTCCTGAGATTCAGAAAATGTCCAAACCCACCAAGGACAAAACTGAAATCGCTCAGGTAGGAACCATTTCCGCCAATCAGGACACGGCCATCGGCGAAATCATTTCCGAAGCCATGGACAAAGTAGGAAAAGATGGCGTTATCACCGTTGAAGAAGCAAAAGGCATGGAGACTTCCCTGGAAATTGTTGAAGGCATGCAGTTCGACCGCGGCTATCTCTCTCCATATTTCGTGACCAATCCAGAACGCATGGAAACGATATTGGAAGATGCCTATATCCTGCTGAACGACAAAAAGATCTCCAGCATGAAGGACCTGCTTCCGCTTCTGGAAAAGATCGCGAAATCCGGCAAACCGCTATTGATCGTTGCTGAAGACGTTGATGGCGAAGCGCTGGCAACCCTGGTCGTCAACAAACTGCGCGGAACTCTGCATGTGTGTGCCGTTAAAGCACCGGGTTTTGGAGATCGCCGAAAAGACATGCTGAACGACATCGCCGTTCTCACCGGCGGTAAAGTCATTTCCGAAGATATCGGCGTGAAACTAGAGAACGTGGAAGTTGCGGACCTCGGACGCGTCAAGCACGTCACTATTGACAAGGAAAACACCACGCTTGTTGACGGTAAAGGCAAAGCTTCTGACATCCAGGGCCGCGTCAAGCAGATTCGCAACCAGATCGAGGAAACCACTTCCGATTACGATCGCGAAAAATTGCAGGAGCGATTGGCCAAATTGGTAGGCGGTGTCGCTATCATCAACGTTGGAGCGGCTACAGAAACCGAAATGAAAGAGAAAAAAGCCCGTGTGGAAGACGCATTACACGCCACTCGCGCGGCTGTCGAAGAAGGGATTGTTCCCGGAGGCGGAGTCGCTTATTTGCGAGCGCTTCCTGCTTTGGACAAATTAAAAGGCGAACACGATTATATGCAAGGTGTCAAAATAATCCGGCGAGCCCTGGAAGAACCTATCCGACAAATCGCCGCTAATGCCGGTGAAGAAGGAACCGTCGTGGCGGAAAAAGTAAAATCCCTGAAAGGCAATATGGGATATGACGCTAAAAATGGTGAGTACGTGGACATGATCAAGGCCGGAATCATCGACCCTGCAAAAGTGACCCGCACCGCACTTCAGAACGCGGCTAGTATTTCTGCCCTTCTTTTGACCACGGAAGCCATGATCACGGACCTTCCGGAAGAAAAGGATGATGCTCATTCTCATGGCCATGGTGGCGGCGGCATGGGCGGCATGGGCGGCATGGGTGGAATGGGCGGAATGGGCGGCATGATGTAAGACGTCCCCCATTATTACCATTTTTTAGAAATAGAAACCCTCGGTCCCATGGACCGGGGGTTTTTTTATTTTCAATCGACGCCTTGCCCAGCGTTCATTTAAAAAGTTGACAGGTCAAGGACTTGGCAGTTAATATGATAATATTCAATGGGTTACTGAGAAAGTAGCCATCTCACGAATCCCATGCAACGGTATTTGAGTTATACTCTATCCACCCTTGCTCCACCGGCGCGGTTTTTAACAAGAACCGGTTGATCCGGACCCGTAATCCTTTTTAGGGAATGACCTTGCAAAATATTCTTGTAATGATCATGGCAGGTGGAGAAGGAAGCCGTCTTTATCCTTTGACCAAGGAGCGGGCGAAGCCTGCGGTCCCCTTTGGCGGAAAATACCGGCTGATCGATTTCGTTCTCAGTAATTTTCTCAATTCAAAAATCTACTCCATCTACGTTCTCACGCAGTTCAAATCCCAATCCCTGACCGAACACCTGCAGGAGGGATGGCGATTCAGCTCCATGATTCCCGATCACTTTATCCTGCCCGTTCCCGCTCAAAAGCGAACGGGAGAAAGCTGGTATCAGGGAACGGCGGATGCTATTTATCAAAATATCAACCTGATCGAAGGCCACAGCTATGACCTGGTCGCCGTATTCGGCGCAGACCACATCTATCGGATGGACATTCGGCAGATGATGGATTTTCATACCCAAAATAATGCCGATATGACCGTATCGGCGCTTCCAGTCTCAATGAGGGAGGCCAGGGACTTCGGAGTCCTTCAGGTAGAATCCGATCAGCGCATTATTGGATTCCAGGAAAAGCCCGCCGAGCCACAGTCCATTCCCGGACGTCCTGAGGAAGCCTATGCCTCCATGGGAAACTACATTTTCAATACAGATTATCTGGTGAATATTCTCTACGAAGACGCCGCTGATAAAAATTCTTCCCACGATTTTGGCAAAAATATCCTGCCGAAGATTTATACGACAGACCGTGTATTCGCCTACGATTTTCGCACCAACATCATTCCAGGGAGTTCCAGTCAGGAAGTTGGCGCCTGGCGAGATGTAGGAACCATCAAGTCTTTTTGGGAAGCCAACATGGATCTGCGAAACGTCAAGCCGATGTTCAATCTTTATAATAGCCGCTGGCCGATCCGAACCACGAAGCATGAAGGCCCGCCGGCAAAGTTTGTATTCAATGAGGATGGCCGCCGTGGTCAGGCCGTCAACAGTATCGTTGCCGAGGGAAGCATTATCAGTGGCGGCATTGTTCAAGACTCCGTCATCGGCAGGGATGTCTACATTGACAGCGGTGCGGCGATAATTAATTCCCTGATCATGGACCGGGTCAGAGTGGGCAAGAATTGCAAAATCAACATGGCCATCATTGATAAGGACGTGACGATTCCAGATGGCGTCCACATCGGTTACAATCAGGAAGAGGATAAAAAACGCTTCCTTGTTGATGAAGAATCTAATATTATAGTCATTCCCAAGGGCTATAAATTCACCTGAGCTTGTATTTCACCCAAGGCTCGCCTATTCATTCAATACACCCTCTACTTATCTCGACCTGAAGAAAGTTTTTTCAGGCAAACCACAATCTAAACGGTCAACCTTGTGAACCGAATTATTACCGGACTAGACACACTTCTTACTGATCCTGAGCGCTACCTGCATGGGCAATCGGTCGGGCTGATTGCCAACCAGACCAGCGTAGCGGGAGACCACCGGCACTCCATCGACCACTTCAAATCACACGGTTGGTTCAGTCTGAAAAAGATATTTGCACCGGAACACGGACTTTACGGAATTGATCAGGACATGGTCAAAGTGAATGACAACCATGACCTCGCCTCGGGCGTCAATGTCTTGAGTCTTTATGGAGATGTGGAAAATTCCTTATGCCCGCACCCCGAACAACTCGCCAACCTCGATAATCTAGTGTTCGATATTCAGGACGTGGGGTCCCGTTATTACACCTTCATTTACACCCTGGCCAACTGCATGGAAATTTGCCGTGAAACCGGAGTGCAAATGGTCGTTTGCGACCGCCCCAACCCGATCAATGGAGTGGACGTTGAGGGAAACCTGATTGATGATAAATATAGATCGTTTGTCGGCCAATACCCAATTGCCAACCGGCACGGCATGACGGTTGGAGAACTGGCAAAAATGTTCAACACCACGTTCGGGATCGCCTGCGATTTAACGGTGATTCCCATGCGTGGATGGGAACGCTCCATGTGGTACAACGACACAGGTCTTCCCTGGGTAGCGCCCTCCCCGAACATGCCCACTCTGGATACGGCTACCGTATACCCTGGGATGTGCCTCATCGAGGGAACCCATCTTTCCGAAGGACGGGGAACCACCCTGCCCTTTGAACTGGTCGGCGCACCTTATATCAACCCTCATAAACTGGCCGACGAACTAAAAAAAGAACAGTTGCCGGGTGTCCATTTTCGGCCGCACTATTTCAAGCCGATGTTTCAAAAATGGAACCGGGAAGTGTGCGGAGGGGTCCAGCTCCATGTCACCGACCGCAACCCGTTCAAACCTTTTCTCACCGGCATTGCCGTCATCCGGGCCATTTCCAGACTCTATCCCGAGCAATTCGCCTGGCGGACGGAACCCTACGAATTTGTGAGCGACCGCCTCGCAATTGATCTCCTGTATGGCAACTCCACTTTCCGGGAAAATATCATGAATGATGATGAAACTCTCGGAACCATTGAAGACTCCTGGAATGAAGACCTGGAGGAATTCAAAAAACTGCGGCGGGAGTTCCTCATTTATTAGCGGTACTCACGTTCCTCAACATTTCTTTCGGAACTTTGGAAAGTTTGTATCGGAAGGTGGAACGGGTGAGCCCCAGGTTTCCAGCGGCTTTCGATTTGTTGAACCCTGATTTCTTCAAGGCATTGACGATAATCCGGTTTTCGCACCCCTGAACGTATTGCTCTAGAGAAAACCGCCCTGGCAAAGATGCCGGATGATTCAAGTCAGGAACCGCTATTTCTTCATCCCTCTTTTCTCGCAAATAACCCGGAAGGTCCGCAACCCGAACGACATCCCGTTTGCAAAGAATCATCAACCGTTCGATCACATTTTGCAGTTCCCGGACATTGCCCGGCCAGCGATAATTTATCAGAACCTCCATCGCTTCGGGTTTCAGTCCTTGAATTTGCCTGCCCATTTCGCGGTTCATTTTCTTTAAAAACCAGTCCACCAGAAGGGGGAGG includes:
- the glgC gene encoding glucose-1-phosphate adenylyltransferase; amino-acid sequence: MTLQNILVMIMAGGEGSRLYPLTKERAKPAVPFGGKYRLIDFVLSNFLNSKIYSIYVLTQFKSQSLTEHLQEGWRFSSMIPDHFILPVPAQKRTGESWYQGTADAIYQNINLIEGHSYDLVAVFGADHIYRMDIRQMMDFHTQNNADMTVSALPVSMREARDFGVLQVESDQRIIGFQEKPAEPQSIPGRPEEAYASMGNYIFNTDYLVNILYEDAADKNSSHDFGKNILPKIYTTDRVFAYDFRTNIIPGSSSQEVGAWRDVGTIKSFWEANMDLRNVKPMFNLYNSRWPIRTTKHEGPPAKFVFNEDGRRGQAVNSIVAEGSIISGGIVQDSVIGRDVYIDSGAAIINSLIMDRVRVGKNCKINMAIIDKDVTIPDGVHIGYNQEEDKKRFLVDEESNIIVIPKGYKFT
- the groL gene encoding chaperonin GroEL (60 kDa chaperone family; promotes refolding of misfolded polypeptides especially under stressful conditions; forms two stacked rings of heptamers to form a barrel-shaped 14mer; ends can be capped by GroES; misfolded proteins enter the barrel where they are refolded when GroES binds), which encodes MAKQIIYDERARQKILAGVNKLANTVKITLGPKGRNVIIDKKFGSPTITKDGVTVAKEIELEDPFENMGAQMVNEVASKTSDNAGDGTTTATVLAQAIFREGMKIVAAGANPMDIKRGIEDAVKAIIPEIQKMSKPTKDKTEIAQVGTISANQDTAIGEIISEAMDKVGKDGVITVEEAKGMETSLEIVEGMQFDRGYLSPYFVTNPERMETILEDAYILLNDKKISSMKDLLPLLEKIAKSGKPLLIVAEDVDGEALATLVVNKLRGTLHVCAVKAPGFGDRRKDMLNDIAVLTGGKVISEDIGVKLENVEVADLGRVKHVTIDKENTTLVDGKGKASDIQGRVKQIRNQIEETTSDYDREKLQERLAKLVGGVAIINVGAATETEMKEKKARVEDALHATRAAVEEGIVPGGGVAYLRALPALDKLKGEHDYMQGVKIIRRALEEPIRQIAANAGEEGTVVAEKVKSLKGNMGYDAKNGEYVDMIKAGIIDPAKVTRTALQNAASISALLLTTEAMITDLPEEKDDAHSHGHGGGGMGGMGGMGGMGGMGGMM
- a CDS encoding DUF1343 domain-containing protein, which produces MNRIITGLDTLLTDPERYLHGQSVGLIANQTSVAGDHRHSIDHFKSHGWFSLKKIFAPEHGLYGIDQDMVKVNDNHDLASGVNVLSLYGDVENSLCPHPEQLANLDNLVFDIQDVGSRYYTFIYTLANCMEICRETGVQMVVCDRPNPINGVDVEGNLIDDKYRSFVGQYPIANRHGMTVGELAKMFNTTFGIACDLTVIPMRGWERSMWYNDTGLPWVAPSPNMPTLDTATVYPGMCLIEGTHLSEGRGTTLPFELVGAPYINPHKLADELKKEQLPGVHFRPHYFKPMFQKWNREVCGGVQLHVTDRNPFKPFLTGIAVIRAISRLYPEQFAWRTEPYEFVSDRLAIDLLYGNSTFRENIMNDDETLGTIEDSWNEDLEEFKKLRREFLIY
- a CDS encoding co-chaperone GroES, whose translation is MNIRPLQDRILVQPILEKEVQRGGIFIPDSAKEKPTEGRVKAVGKGKIGEDGKHIPLDVKVGDKVLYSKYGGTEVKVDGEDFLLMREDDILGVLEK
- the queF gene encoding preQ(1) synthase encodes the protein MKKQSGKEIETFLNPNPDRDYEINMECPEFTCLCPKTGQPDFAVITINYIPDKICIELKSLKLYLWSFRDEGGFHEKVVNQICDDLAAACKPRTMKIVGDFNVRGGIYTSVTVEYVKGKKRKS